From one Mytilus trossulus isolate FHL-02 chromosome 10, PNRI_Mtr1.1.1.hap1, whole genome shotgun sequence genomic stretch:
- the LOC134687904 gene encoding probable ATP-dependent RNA helicase DDX10: MKKNTNTRFMFGGQDRPRKDNFKGRSGEKRKKQLLSIKERKVDSLNKEIADIRSRYAQIEPSKISSFTDFPLSKRTLEGLRIAKFASPTDIQRESIGLALKGNDVLGAAKTGSGKTLAFLIPVLECLFREKWSHMDGLGALIISPTRELAYQTFEVLKRVGNRHDFSAGLVIGGKHLREETVRLNRTNIVICTPGRLLQHMDETFNFTADSLQILVLDEADRILDMGFAQSMNAIIENLPSERQTLLFSATQTKSIKDLARLSLNNPVYVSVHENAAHSTPTQLEQSYIVCELHDKMNILWSFVKNHLKSKVLIFMSSCKQVKFIFECFRRFRPGVTVLCLHGGMNQLKRVAAYREFCRKKHAVLFATDIAARGLDFPAVNWVIQMDCPEDANTYIHRAGRTARYEKGGEAMLLLLPSEEEAMVQHLKDKKIPVECIKVNSKKIWSIQNKLESNCAADPHLKEMAQRAFLGYLRSVFLMSDKKVFNVHKLDIEEYSRSLGLAIAPKVRFLKRDQKRLEEKAAKIKKKIKDKQVEESESEDLSESESRLHPEIASGSESESESDGDIASENDSDQSEQSESESENSHVTKNKSKQEMNFDVDEDDVDDLFTVKRVELEDDSEEELEKSEKKEKILSKAALAKKLSKQKITVNTKIQFDDEGEEIEDKLKKPVVKKTFEDDEDEGGINIQVARQRMMEEDKFDKQLFRERIKQKHKEERIKKKEKNREKKKKNDDNDEDQDDEEGVPFEGTEDTDQLIAELPDPDKIYGRESGEEDNSDEEESDDEGPRKKAKFDSNSDEDSESEYNSEKDSGENEEDSDEDSVTMDTGLSIEGDEELALKLLNS, from the exons attgaACCAAGTAAAATTAGCAGTTTCACAGACTTTCCATTATCAAAACGAACTTTAGAAG GTTTGAGAATAGCTAAATTTGCCTCACCAACAGATATACAAAGAGAATCAATAGGACTGGCACTGAAAGGAAATGATGTACTGGGAGCCGCTAAAACAGGATCAGGAAAAACTCTAGCATTTCTTATTCCG GTGTTAGAATGTTTATTCAGAGAAAAATGGAGTCACATGGATGGGTTAGGTGctttaattatctcccctaccAGAGAGTTAGCCTACCAGACATTTGAAGTGTTAAAGAGGGTTGGAAACAGACATGACTTCTCAGCTGGGCTTGTCATTGGTGGGAAG CATTTACGAGAAGAAACTGTGAGATTAAATAGGACAAACATAGTGATATGTACTCCAGGCAGACTATTACAACACATGGATGAAACTTTCAACTTTACAGCTGATTCTTTGCAAATTCTTG ttctTGATGAGGCAGACAGGATTTTagatatgggttttgctcagtCAATGAATGCCATTATAGAAAATTTACCATCAGAAAGACAAACATTGCTATTCAGTGCCACACAAACTAA ATCTATCAAAGACTTGGCAAGACTTAGTTTGAATAATCCTGTTTATGTTTCTGTTCATGAAAACGCTGCTCATAGCACACCTACGCAACTTGAACAG AGTTACATTGTATGTGAGCTTCATGACAAGATGAATATTCTATGGTCATTTGTGAAGAATCATCTGAAGTCTAAAGTCTTAATCTTCATGTCCAGCTGCAAACAA GTGAAGTTCATCTTTGAATGTTTTAGAAGATTTCGACCAGGTGTCACTGTACTTTGTTTACATGGTGGAATGAATCAGTTAAAAAGAGTGGCTGCTTACAGGGAATTCTGTAGAAAGAAACATGCTGTTTTATTTGCCACTGATATTGCTGCTCGAGGATTAG atTTTCCTGCTGTTAATTGGGTAATACAGATGGACTGTCCTGAGGATGCTAACACATACATACACAGAGCTGGGAGAACAGCAAG ATATGAGAAAGGAGGAGAGGCCATGTTGCTATTGTTACCATCAGAGGAAGAAGCCATGGTCCAgcatttaaaagataaaaagatacCTGTAGAATGTATTAA agttAATTCTAAGAAGATATGGAGTATACAGAATAAGTTAGAATCTAATTGTGCAGCTGACCCCCATCTGAAAGAAATGGCACAGAGG GCCTTCCTTGGATATTTAAGATCAGTGTTTCTGATGAGtgacaaaaaagtatttaatgTCCACAAGCTTGATATAGAGGAATATTCAAG GTCTCTTGGATTGGCAATAGCACCAAAGGTTAGATTTTTAAAGAGAGACCAGAAAAGACTTGAAGAAAAAGCAgcgaaaattaaaaagaaaataaaagataaacaagTGGAAGAAAGTGAAAGTGAGGACCTTTCAGAAAGTGAAAGTAGACTGCATCCTGAAATAGCATCAGGGTCAGAATCAGAAAGTGAATCAGATGGAGACATTGCCTCTGAAAACGATTCAGATCAGAGTGAacaaagtgaaagtgaaagtgaaaattctCATGTGActaaaaataaatccaaacaagAAATGAATTTTGATGTTGATGAAGACGATGTTGATGATCTGTTCACTGTAAAACGGGTCGAATTAGAAGACGATTCAGAAGAGGAGTTggaaaaaagtgaaaagaaagaaaaaatactaTCAAAGGCAGCTCTAgctaaaaaattatcaaagcaAAAGATCACAGTGAATACAAAGATACAGTTTGATGATGAGGGAGAG gaaatagaGGATAAATTGAAGAAACCAGTtgtaaagaaaacatttgaGGATGACGAGGACGAGGGTGGAATAAATATACAAGTTGCTAGGCAACGTATGATGGAGGAAGATAAGTTTGATAAACAACTGTTCAGAGAGAggatcaaacaaaaacataag gaagagagaataaagaaaaaagagaaaaatagagaaaagaagaaaaagaatgatgataatgatgaaGACCAGGAT GATGAGGAAGGTGTACCATTTGAAGGAACCGAGGACACAGACCAGCTTATAGCAGAGTTACCTGACCCTGACAAGATATATGGAAGAGAAAGTGGAGAGGAAGACAACAGTGATGAAGAAGAAAGTGATGATGAAGG TCCCAGGAAGAAGGCTAAGTTTGACTCTAATTCTGATGAAGATTCAGAGAGTGAATATAATAGTGAAAAAGACAGCGGTGAAAATGAAGAAGATTCAGATGAGGATTCTGTTACCATGGATACTGGATTGTCAATAGAGGGAGATGAAGAATTagcattaaaattattaaacagctga